A section of the Streptomyces sp. CG1 genome encodes:
- a CDS encoding alpha/beta hydrolase, with product MSLTTLGLVAWQVMSHYEIPPFTDKGDPVNYDQAGSAQHGKSAKAADSKTLMPTGPKAEFRNVKTLSDGTHVSVVTLDGPKSGFKGKVWVWAPKEYQDAKFAASGFPVMIALPGGPGNDSNYWSVGEFGPDRLSLEKSISKWYEQGRSKPFLLAMPILNPGPDTHGIYWDASDIPNQPKMGTWLTEDVPDLMKANFRTIKDRAGWSYMGSSTGGFASLKAVLKHPDKFKTAIANGPDIVPDSPLWRGHETEMQENNPKVLAKRLAATKGPDVYVAFQVGTRENPATIKAVKNFMATYGKGPVHTKLWEIPGGTHNGATYLKEMEGPVQWVSEQMEGPTPSS from the coding sequence GTGTCCCTGACCACGCTCGGACTGGTCGCCTGGCAGGTGATGAGCCACTACGAGATCCCGCCGTTCACGGACAAGGGCGACCCCGTCAACTACGACCAGGCCGGCAGCGCGCAGCACGGGAAGAGCGCGAAGGCCGCCGACTCCAAGACGCTGATGCCGACGGGCCCCAAGGCCGAGTTCAGGAACGTCAAGACCCTGAGCGACGGCACCCACGTCAGCGTCGTCACCCTGGACGGACCCAAGTCCGGGTTCAAGGGCAAGGTGTGGGTCTGGGCGCCCAAGGAGTACCAGGACGCGAAGTTCGCCGCGAGCGGCTTCCCCGTGATGATCGCCCTGCCCGGCGGTCCCGGCAACGACAGCAACTACTGGTCGGTGGGCGAGTTCGGCCCGGACCGGCTCTCGCTGGAGAAGAGCATCTCCAAGTGGTACGAGCAGGGCAGGAGCAAGCCCTTCCTGCTGGCCATGCCGATCCTCAATCCGGGACCGGACACACACGGCATCTACTGGGACGCCAGTGACATCCCCAACCAGCCGAAGATGGGCACGTGGCTGACCGAGGACGTCCCGGACCTGATGAAGGCCAACTTCCGCACCATCAAGGACCGTGCGGGCTGGAGCTACATGGGTTCCTCCACCGGCGGCTTCGCGAGCCTGAAGGCCGTCCTGAAGCACCCCGACAAGTTCAAGACCGCCATCGCCAACGGCCCCGACATCGTCCCCGACTCCCCGCTGTGGCGGGGCCACGAGACGGAAATGCAGGAGAACAACCCCAAGGTGCTGGCCAAGCGGCTGGCGGCCACCAAGGGGCCGGACGTCTACGTCGCGTTCCAGGTCGGCACGCGGGAGAACCCCGCGACCATCAAAGCCGTCAAGAACTTCATGGCCACCTACGGAAAAGGCCCGGTCCACACCAAACTGTGGGAGATACCCGGCGGCACCCACAACGGCGCCACCTACCTGAAGGAGATGGAGGGGCCCGTGCAGTGGGTCAGCGAGCAGATGGAGGGCCCCACGCCGTCTTCCTGA
- a CDS encoding G1 family glutamic endopeptidase, which produces MGTNTGIRRNRFTGRAAAAGLLLTAVALVPACAGTSAVAASTGFGPHAGRFQDSNWGGYVATGSFGTISGSWTEPHVTCNSSNDLFAPWVGLDGYGSQTVEQTGVQTDCSSGSPVLSAWYEMYPAAPVYWNDPVSEGDSITASVVSNGGGSYTLTLTDNTQGWTEHIDQNLGANNASAEAVIESPTQSYPSFSELDFSGVTVDGQSFDATNPQAFTSGGYAPGPLSGGSFSMTPGGAARTPHAPAKRPGVIRY; this is translated from the coding sequence ATGGGCACGAATACAGGAATAAGACGCAATCGTTTCACCGGCCGAGCGGCAGCCGCGGGTCTGCTGCTCACCGCCGTCGCTCTCGTCCCGGCGTGCGCCGGAACGTCGGCGGTCGCCGCCAGTACGGGCTTCGGCCCGCACGCGGGGCGATTCCAGGACAGCAACTGGGGCGGGTACGTTGCCACCGGAAGCTTCGGCACCATCAGTGGCTCCTGGACCGAACCGCATGTCACCTGCAACAGCAGTAACGACCTGTTCGCCCCCTGGGTCGGCCTGGACGGCTACGGTTCGCAGACGGTGGAACAGACCGGTGTGCAGACCGACTGCTCCAGCGGGTCGCCGGTCCTCTCCGCCTGGTACGAGATGTACCCTGCCGCGCCGGTGTACTGGAACGACCCGGTCTCCGAAGGCGACAGCATCACGGCCTCAGTGGTCTCCAACGGTGGAGGCAGCTACACGCTGACGCTCACCGACAACACCCAGGGCTGGACCGAACACATCGACCAGAACCTCGGCGCGAACAACGCCAGCGCCGAAGCGGTCATCGAGTCCCCCACCCAGAGCTATCCGTCCTTCAGCGAACTGGACTTCTCCGGTGTGACGGTGGACGGCCAGTCGTTCGACGCGACGAATCCGCAGGCGTTCACCAGCGGCGGCTACGCGCCGGGACCGCTGTCCGGCGGCTCCTTCTCCATGACGCCGGGCGGCGCTGCCCGTACGCCGCACGCACCCGCGAAGCGGCCGGGCGTCATCCGCTACTGA
- a CDS encoding helix-turn-helix domain-containing protein — translation MRAASSGLLEGLGIPEAEQNAYLRVLASARCTGAGLAMELGITADRAERLLTALAQQGLVTRHDGVPVRWSAAAPDVAVEALLLRREEELLRTRGRVGELMRTYRRAQQPQTADLMEVVTGQAAIAERWRQMQDGARRHLMLFDKPPHISPTDTELERSLLARRVRIRAVYEAGSVSAPGRLAEIREVVAAGEEARLLPQLPCKLAMVDDRWAMLPVATGSELQAAVLVRASSLLDALTGMFEAYWHRAVRVPDASGPTLGAGNRRGELLTLLSAGFTDDSIARQLGVSPRTVQRWVHEVMDDLGARTRFQAGIQAARAGLL, via the coding sequence ATGCGCGCGGCCTCGAGTGGTCTGCTCGAAGGCCTTGGTATTCCTGAAGCAGAACAGAACGCCTATCTACGTGTCCTTGCCTCTGCGCGCTGCACGGGAGCCGGTCTCGCCATGGAGTTGGGCATCACGGCCGACCGTGCCGAGCGGCTGCTGACCGCGCTCGCCCAACAGGGTCTGGTCACCCGGCACGATGGCGTTCCTGTCCGCTGGTCAGCCGCGGCGCCTGACGTCGCCGTAGAGGCGCTGCTGCTACGCCGGGAGGAGGAACTGCTGCGCACCCGCGGCCGGGTGGGCGAGTTGATGCGGACCTACCGGCGGGCCCAGCAACCGCAGACGGCTGACCTGATGGAGGTGGTCACCGGACAGGCCGCCATCGCCGAGCGCTGGCGGCAGATGCAAGACGGCGCACGGCGGCATCTCATGCTGTTCGACAAGCCCCCGCACATCTCGCCCACCGACACCGAACTGGAGCGCTCCCTGCTGGCCCGTAGAGTGCGCATCCGCGCGGTGTACGAGGCAGGTTCGGTCAGCGCCCCCGGCCGGCTGGCCGAGATCCGCGAGGTGGTCGCGGCCGGAGAGGAGGCGAGGCTACTACCCCAACTCCCGTGCAAGCTGGCCATGGTGGACGACCGCTGGGCCATGCTGCCGGTGGCCACTGGCTCCGAGTTGCAGGCCGCGGTACTGGTCCGCGCCTCCTCCCTGTTGGACGCGCTGACCGGGATGTTCGAGGCGTACTGGCATCGGGCGGTACGGGTGCCGGACGCGAGCGGCCCGACGCTCGGCGCGGGGAACCGTCGCGGCGAACTGCTGACGCTGCTGTCGGCCGGGTTCACCGATGACAGCATCGCTCGCCAGTTGGGCGTTTCACCACGCACCGTCCAGCGTTGGGTGCACGAAGTGATGGACGACCTAGGCGCACGGACCCGCTTCCAGGCGGGCATCCAGGCGGCCCGGGCCGGTCTGCTCTAG
- a CDS encoding nucleoside-triphosphatase has translation MPARILLEGRPGTGKTTALRRFAALLPTHAATGFTTEEIRQSGAASVSPWRPWQADGKCSPMSTCPVRHWQGHTASTRASWNGWRCRRLGRQQPSRQQGGS, from the coding sequence GTGCCGGCAAGGATCCTGCTCGAGGGTCGCCCTGGGACGGGCAAGACGACCGCCCTGCGTCGCTTCGCCGCGCTGCTGCCCACCCACGCGGCCACCGGCTTCACCACGGAGGAGATCCGGCAATCCGGCGCAGCGTCGGTTTCACCCTGGAGACCCTGGCAGGCCGACGGGAAGTGCTCGCCCATGTCGACCTGCCCGGTCCGCCACTGGCAGGGACATACGGCGTCGACCCGGGCGTCATGGAACGGCTGGCGCTGCCGTCGCCTCGGCCGGCAGCAACCGAGCAGGCAACAGGGCGGATCATGA
- a CDS encoding YbhB/YbcL family Raf kinase inhibitor-like protein, whose product MSGIELSSTAFDDKTVIPRRYSGEGENISPPLTWSGVPHEATELVLLCEDPDAPGTTFLHWLVTGIDPGTTGAAEGQKPQGGLPWPNGFGRVGWGGPMPPPGHGPHRYFFRLYALSEPLPLHDHPGAEDVHRALKGRELASGTLVGTYQR is encoded by the coding sequence ATGAGCGGAATTGAACTCAGCAGCACCGCGTTCGACGACAAAACGGTGATCCCCCGTCGGTACAGCGGGGAGGGCGAGAACATCTCACCGCCCCTGACCTGGTCGGGGGTGCCCCACGAGGCCACGGAGCTGGTGCTCCTGTGCGAGGACCCCGACGCGCCCGGGACGACCTTCCTGCACTGGCTGGTGACCGGCATCGATCCGGGGACCACCGGGGCGGCGGAGGGCCAGAAGCCCCAGGGAGGCCTGCCATGGCCCAACGGCTTCGGCCGTGTGGGCTGGGGAGGGCCGATGCCTCCACCGGGACACGGGCCGCACCGCTACTTCTTCCGCCTGTACGCCCTGTCCGAGCCGCTGCCGCTGCACGACCACCCGGGCGCCGAGGACGTGCACCGTGCCCTGAAGGGCAGGGAGCTGGCCTCCGGCACCCTGGTCGGGACCTATCAGCGATGA
- a CDS encoding protein-L-isoaspartate O-methyltransferase, whose translation MTDARLLEAVRSIPRAEFVLADEVASAYRGTRPSRCPHGQVTIQPSLIAMMVSALGLTRDEQVLGVGTGYGWQTALLARLAAYVVSAERRPDLVDEAHLRLAGQGVGNAEVVLGDGTLGMPTRAP comes from the coding sequence GTGACCGACGCCCGTCTCCTGGAGGCCGTACGGAGCATCCCGCGGGCGGAATTCGTCCTCGCGGACGAGGTGGCATCCGCGTACCGCGGGACACGCCCGTCCCGCTGCCCTCACGGGCAGGTGACCATCCAGCCCTCGCTGATCGCCATGATGGTCTCCGCTCTCGGCCTCACCAGAGACGAACAGGTCCTGGGGGTCGGGACCGGATACGGCTGGCAGACCGCGCTGCTGGCCCGCTTGGCCGCGTACGTCGTCAGCGCCGAGCGCCGGCCCGACCTGGTTGACGAGGCCCACCTGCGGCTGGCCGGGCAGGGCGTCGGCAATGCCGAGGTCGTACTCGGTGACGGGACCCTCGGGATGCCGACCCGAGCCCCGTAG
- a CDS encoding SDR family oxidoreductase: MREHHFPGLVHTFVHQDPNGAVSQWATASGMRLDEFTQQMVKGQNVTTGRMAEAEEVAALIAFLPSRVADNITGADYVLDGGTIKTV; this comes from the coding sequence GTGCGTGAACACCATTTCCCCGGTCTGGTCCACACCTTCGTCCATCAGGACCCCAACGGCGCGGTCAGCCAGTGGGCTACCGCCTCCGGCATGCGCCTTGACGAATTCACCCAGCAGATGGTGAAGGGCCAGAACGTCACGACCGGCCGCATGGCTGAAGCCGAGGAAGTGGCGGCCCTGATCGCCTTTCTCCCGTCCCGCGTGGCTGACAACATCACCGGCGCCGACTACGTCCTCGACGGCGGCACGATCAAGACGGTCTGA
- a CDS encoding glycerophosphodiester phosphodiesterase, whose protein sequence is MSFFTIGHRGVMAAEPENTLRSFLRAEREGLDGIELDLHLSKDGELVVMHDETLDRTTDGSGPIADQKLRKLKKLDAGLGERIPTFGEVLDAVGPTLPIQAEIKDVAAARSLAKVLTDRDLLDRVSVLSFHDVALIEIHNLLPQARTVLVAGPSAHRDTFVGRAQKVGSTLVSVELRQLNRAIVEKCGAAGIDVMAWTVNDELDLALARTLGLVGCVTDQPGMKRLVEATA, encoded by the coding sequence ATGTCTTTCTTCACCATCGGCCACCGCGGTGTCATGGCCGCCGAGCCGGAGAACACCCTGCGCTCCTTCCTGCGGGCCGAACGCGAGGGGCTGGACGGCATCGAACTGGACCTGCACCTGAGCAAGGACGGCGAGCTGGTCGTCATGCACGACGAGACCCTGGACCGCACGACGGACGGCTCCGGTCCCATCGCCGACCAGAAGCTGCGCAAGCTCAAGAAGCTCGACGCCGGCCTCGGCGAGCGCATCCCCACGTTCGGGGAGGTACTGGACGCCGTCGGGCCGACGCTGCCGATCCAGGCGGAGATAAAGGACGTGGCCGCCGCCCGGTCGCTGGCCAAGGTGCTCACCGACCGCGACCTGCTGGACCGGGTCTCGGTGCTGTCGTTCCACGACGTGGCTCTGATCGAGATCCACAACCTGCTGCCGCAGGCCCGCACCGTGCTGGTGGCAGGCCCCAGCGCGCACCGCGACACCTTCGTCGGCCGCGCTCAGAAGGTCGGTTCCACCCTGGTCAGCGTGGAGCTGCGCCAGCTGAACCGGGCCATCGTGGAGAAGTGCGGCGCCGCCGGCATCGATGTGATGGCCTGGACCGTCAACGACGAGCTCGACCTGGCGCTGGCCCGGACGCTCGGTCTGGTGGGCTGCGTGACCGACCAGCCCGGCATGAAGCGGCTGGTCGAGGCCACGGCCTGA
- a CDS encoding IS3 family transposase — MGPSGRALGPSGRRRTGGLSLARKEQRPCADSAVHEQAVYGRVHQCDAVALVYSARKTVTEVAREIGAPAGPWATVGLVLVDPVAQPCWAHVQGAPVSRSGYYAYSAARPAAEERARREDELVAEIRQVHTASCRAYGAPRITAALHRKGRRINRKRVERLMRERKIHGITRRKHRSLTKPDSKAAISPDLSGRDFTAAEPGTGTGLGHHVAADPRSPMVSHDGHRPGHA, encoded by the coding sequence ATGGGCCCGTCCGGCCGCGCGCTCGGCCCGTCCGGACGGCGGAGGACGGGTGGACTGAGTCTCGCTCGCAAGGAGCAGCGGCCATGCGCAGACAGTGCTGTCCACGAGCAAGCGGTATACGGCCGAGTACACCAGTGCGACGCGGTCGCGCTTGTGTACTCGGCCCGGAAGACGGTCACCGAGGTCGCCCGGGAGATCGGCGCACCGGCCGGCCCCTGGGCCACGGTCGGCCTTGTCCTGGTTGACCCAGTTGCGCAGCCCTGCTGGGCTCATGTGCAAGGTGCTCCGGTGTCCCGATCGGGCTACTACGCCTACAGTGCCGCCCGCCCGGCTGCCGAGGAGCGGGCCCGTCGGGAGGACGAGCTTGTTGCCGAGATCCGGCAGGTCCACACGGCATCCTGCCGTGCATACGGTGCTCCAAGGATCACGGCGGCGCTGCACAGGAAGGGACGACGGATCAACCGGAAGAGGGTCGAGCGGCTCATGCGCGAGCGCAAGATCCACGGGATCACCCGCCGCAAGCACCGCAGCCTCACAAAGCCGGACAGCAAGGCGGCCATTTCGCCCGACCTGAGCGGCCGCGACTTCACCGCCGCCGAGCCGGGCACCGGGACTGGTCTCGGACATCACGTAGCTGCCGACCCTCGCAGCCCGATGGTTTCTCACGACGGTCATCGACCTGGCCACGCGTGA
- a CDS encoding DDE-type integrase/transposase/recombinase translates to MADHHRAELVVDTLEMAAGRGALKEGCIAHSDRGSEYTSREYRRLIRELGLRQSLGRTGSCYDNTAAESFFGLLKAEFGTTVWESHEAVRASARSVTVCCPRSSGGFSSTGAPGRITSWASAGSSCGRAASPGQGSRET, encoded by the coding sequence TTGGCCGATCACCACCGCGCAGAACTCGTAGTCGATACGTTGGAAATGGCTGCCGGTCGAGGTGCTCTGAAGGAGGGCTGCATCGCACACTCCGACCGCGGCTCGGAGTACACCTCACGTGAATATCGCAGGCTCATACGAGAGTTGGGGCTGCGACAGAGCCTGGGCAGGACTGGATCCTGTTACGACAACACGGCCGCCGAGAGCTTCTTCGGACTGCTGAAAGCCGAGTTCGGCACGACTGTCTGGGAATCGCACGAGGCTGTCCGCGCTTCCGCCCGCAGCGTAACCGTCTGCTGTCCACGATCAAGTGGGGGCTTCAGCTCGACGGGCGCCCCGGGGCGGATCACGTCATGGGCTTCGGCGGGGTCGTCGTGCGGGCGCGCTGCGTCGCCAGGCCAGGGAAGCCGGGAGACCTGA
- a CDS encoding alpha/beta hydrolase: protein MAAQTASIVLEPEAQELADATSHHPFLYELDPTAARKVLDDLQAAPVDKLPVNEEWITVPATVGDVRVRIVKPRGVTGTLPVVLYMHGGGWVLGNAGTHDRLVRELAVGARAAVAFVEYTPSPEAHYPVAIEQGYAAAQWIIREGASKGLDARRMAVAGESVGGNMTAALALMAKERGDVTFVQQSMYYPVTDAAMNTGSYDQFATGYYLSRKLMEWFWDAYTTDPSQRAEITASPNHATIEQLSGLPPALLIVDEADVLRDEGEAYAAKLRAAGVPVTTVRYDGTVHDFMLLNSLSQSKAARGAIDQATLFLRNALGTGQA from the coding sequence ATGGCTGCTCAGACCGCCTCAATCGTTCTTGAGCCCGAGGCACAGGAGCTCGCCGACGCAACCTCGCACCATCCGTTCTTGTACGAGCTGGATCCGACCGCAGCGCGCAAGGTCCTCGACGACCTCCAGGCCGCACCGGTCGACAAGCTACCGGTGAACGAGGAGTGGATCACCGTACCGGCCACAGTGGGCGACGTACGGGTACGCATCGTCAAACCGCGGGGCGTCACCGGAACACTGCCCGTCGTGTTGTACATGCATGGCGGTGGCTGGGTGCTGGGCAACGCCGGCACCCACGATCGCCTGGTGCGCGAACTGGCGGTCGGCGCGCGTGCGGCCGTGGCCTTCGTCGAGTACACGCCGTCGCCCGAGGCCCACTACCCCGTGGCCATCGAGCAGGGCTACGCCGCCGCGCAGTGGATCATCCGCGAGGGCGCGTCCAAAGGACTGGATGCACGACGCATGGCAGTGGCCGGGGAATCGGTCGGCGGAAACATGACCGCTGCACTCGCCCTCATGGCCAAGGAACGCGGTGACGTCACGTTCGTACAGCAGTCCATGTACTACCCGGTCACGGACGCAGCCATGAACACCGGTTCCTACGACCAGTTCGCCACCGGCTACTACCTGAGCCGCAAGCTGATGGAGTGGTTCTGGGACGCCTACACGACCGACCCGAGTCAGCGCGCTGAGATCACCGCGTCTCCCAACCACGCCACCATCGAGCAACTCTCCGGCCTGCCGCCCGCCCTGCTGATCGTCGACGAGGCCGACGTGCTGCGCGACGAGGGTGAGGCCTACGCCGCCAAGCTCCGAGCAGCCGGCGTTCCGGTCACCACAGTGCGCTACGACGGCACGGTCCACGACTTCATGTTGCTCAACTCGCTCAGTCAGTCCAAAGCCGCCCGTGGAGCCATCGACCAGGCCACGCTGTTCCTGCGCAATGCCCTCGGAACCGGTCAAGCCTAG
- a CDS encoding alpha/beta fold hydrolase → MTADLRQATAAAGDGDGHGDDPQASAPPSLPAECPQRPRRSRRWLRRTALGCAVVLAVVTAASFVYNGVTAGRAAPPGGLRYVQAADIRTRYQTWGTAGPPVVLVHGAFESVDTWSRLAPLLARDHRVYALDLTGDGYSDRHGPYTVDHFTRQVLGFLDAMHLGGPGERPLLVGHSSGAAVVTEAALRAPGRLGGVMLLDGDALDTGAGPPPAFKYVLIDPYRTSLLRLGLGIDAVIRSVYDTQCGPACPRLDAAGLDQWRRPLRVPGAENALWSMLAAGVPGLPANQVARLAGVRLPKSVVFGAQDDVFTRQTPQETARRIGAPPVTLIPGARHLTMISSPEAVATAVDRLTAASITASR, encoded by the coding sequence GTGACAGCTGATCTTCGCCAAGCCACCGCCGCAGCCGGAGACGGAGACGGGCACGGGGACGACCCCCAGGCCTCCGCCCCGCCGTCGCTCCCTGCCGAGTGCCCGCAACGGCCACGCCGCTCCCGGCGGTGGCTGCGACGCACCGCGCTGGGATGTGCCGTCGTGCTGGCGGTCGTCACAGCGGCCTCGTTCGTCTACAACGGGGTCACGGCCGGGCGTGCCGCGCCGCCGGGGGGGCTCAGGTACGTGCAGGCCGCCGACATCCGCACGCGCTACCAGACCTGGGGTACGGCGGGCCCACCGGTCGTCCTGGTGCACGGCGCCTTCGAATCCGTGGACACCTGGTCGCGCCTCGCCCCGCTGCTCGCCCGCGACCACCGGGTGTACGCGCTCGACCTGACGGGCGACGGATACAGCGACCGCCACGGCCCGTACACCGTCGACCATTTCACCCGGCAGGTCCTGGGCTTCCTGGACGCCATGCACCTCGGCGGCCCGGGCGAGCGCCCGCTGCTGGTGGGGCACTCCAGCGGAGCCGCCGTGGTCACCGAGGCGGCGCTGCGGGCCCCCGGACGGCTGGGGGGTGTGATGCTCCTCGACGGCGACGCGCTCGACACGGGTGCCGGGCCGCCGCCGGCCTTCAAGTACGTGCTGATCGACCCGTACCGCACCAGCCTGCTGCGGCTCGGGCTCGGCATCGACGCGGTGATCCGCAGCGTGTACGACACACAGTGCGGGCCTGCCTGTCCGCGCCTGGACGCCGCCGGCCTGGATCAGTGGCGACGCCCCCTCCGGGTGCCGGGCGCGGAGAACGCGCTGTGGAGCATGCTGGCCGCCGGGGTGCCGGGGCTGCCCGCGAACCAGGTGGCCCGGCTCGCCGGGGTGCGCCTGCCCAAGTCGGTGGTGTTCGGCGCCCAGGACGACGTGTTCACCCGGCAGACACCACAGGAGACCGCCCGCCGCATCGGCGCACCACCCGTGACGCTCATCCCGGGCGCCCGGCACCTGACGATGATCTCCAGCCCCGAGGCAGTCGCGACAGCCGTGGACAGACTCACGGCAGCATCGATCACGGCATCTCGGTAG
- a CDS encoding lytic transglycosylase domain-containing protein has protein sequence MTVRALKGAVRGARGTAIAAAAMAVLTASQAPGAVSAEAAEPARKAALVEHGPSVSGDAPYRTGLPPLRTQKGGSPQGVTSGGALPASVFTAYRRAEEELARSAPDCRLRWQLLAAIGQVESGQAWGGRVTPDGTTVTPILGPRLTGGAFAVVADTDGGAYDGDAVYDRAVGPMQFIPSTWARWGADGNGDGRKDPNNVYDAALAAGRYLCAGGRDLSNSADLDRAILGYNHSDAYLRTVEAWYAYYLTGHRVVPDASAGSRSDRPKPSRPRRPKPSPPKASHDRKPVPGSSRTSPTAPASPSPSPSRTAGVPEASGTPLVPVPEPTLTLPGGVSPDAGQLTTGNS, from the coding sequence GTGACAGTACGTGCACTCAAGGGGGCAGTGAGGGGCGCCAGGGGTACGGCGATCGCGGCGGCGGCGATGGCCGTGCTGACCGCGTCGCAGGCACCGGGGGCGGTCTCGGCCGAGGCGGCGGAGCCTGCGCGGAAGGCGGCACTCGTCGAGCACGGCCCCAGTGTCTCCGGCGACGCCCCGTACCGCACCGGGCTTCCCCCGCTGCGGACGCAGAAAGGGGGCTCGCCACAGGGAGTGACGAGCGGTGGCGCCCTGCCCGCCAGTGTGTTCACCGCGTACCGGCGTGCCGAGGAGGAGCTGGCGCGCAGCGCGCCCGACTGCCGGCTGCGCTGGCAGCTGCTGGCCGCCATCGGCCAGGTGGAGTCCGGGCAGGCGTGGGGCGGCCGAGTGACCCCGGATGGTACGACCGTGACGCCCATCCTCGGCCCTCGGCTGACCGGCGGCGCCTTCGCCGTCGTGGCGGACACCGACGGCGGCGCGTACGACGGGGACGCGGTGTACGACCGCGCGGTCGGCCCGATGCAGTTCATCCCGTCCACCTGGGCCCGCTGGGGCGCGGACGGCAACGGCGATGGGCGGAAGGACCCGAACAACGTCTACGACGCGGCGCTCGCCGCCGGCCGCTACCTGTGCGCGGGCGGCCGGGACCTGTCGAACTCCGCCGACCTGGACCGGGCGATCCTGGGCTACAACCACTCGGACGCCTATCTGCGCACGGTCGAGGCCTGGTACGCGTACTACCTGACCGGACATCGTGTGGTGCCGGACGCGTCCGCCGGATCCCGGTCGGACCGGCCGAAGCCGTCCCGCCCGAGGAGGCCGAAGCCCTCGCCTCCTAAGGCGTCGCACGACCGGAAGCCGGTCCCTGGTTCTTCGCGCACGTCGCCGACGGCGCCCGCCTCGCCCTCCCCCAGCCCGTCCCGTACGGCCGGCGTGCCGGAGGCGTCCGGGACGCCGCTGGTCCCCGTCCCTGAGCCGACCCTCACGCTGCCCGGCGGTGTGTCGCCCGACGCAGGGCAGCTGACCACGGGCAACAGCTAG
- a CDS encoding sigma-70 family RNA polymerase sigma factor, with translation MATDMPADTAAADERWQRMWSHREQLLKVARRRSMSREDAEDAVHEAMLRAAERPDLDDERLGAWLTTVTMRLCVDRYRQVNREAEVGSRPTLVAPGPVPVEEAVCDRAEAKWLAVRSGELPARQAEALRLKSEDLDVGQVAVRMGLSYRTVESLLARARRTLRASLAGTLGLVLFLVGRGRLRGGGKAQAVAVTSTAATLAVAGFVLPYALHASGDRNDPAPRSAVSSDAQVRHSEATGRGRAPMKRTPSPQAPGARGRTHSPTGGTSLPLPVPSLPDVSSSPLPELSAPKVPQVPGVPKVPQVPGVPKVPGLPTRPAVSSVPSLPPASAVPAAPVSAPVPIPRTPSSTPAPKVPYRRVSAP, from the coding sequence ATGGCGACGGACATGCCTGCGGACACAGCGGCCGCCGACGAGCGTTGGCAGCGCATGTGGAGCCATCGCGAGCAGCTGCTCAAGGTGGCCCGGCGGCGCTCCATGAGCCGGGAGGACGCCGAGGACGCCGTGCACGAGGCGATGCTGCGGGCCGCGGAGCGCCCGGACCTCGATGACGAGCGGCTCGGCGCCTGGCTGACGACAGTGACGATGCGGCTGTGCGTCGACCGGTACCGGCAGGTCAACCGCGAGGCCGAGGTGGGCAGCCGCCCCACGCTCGTCGCGCCGGGCCCGGTACCCGTCGAGGAGGCGGTGTGCGACCGGGCCGAGGCGAAGTGGCTCGCCGTGCGCAGCGGTGAGCTGCCCGCCCGGCAGGCGGAGGCGCTTCGGCTGAAGTCCGAGGACTTGGACGTGGGCCAGGTCGCGGTGCGGATGGGGCTCAGCTACCGGACCGTCGAGTCGCTGCTCGCCCGGGCCCGGCGGACGCTGCGCGCCTCGCTGGCCGGGACACTCGGGCTGGTGCTGTTCCTGGTCGGGCGCGGGCGGCTGCGCGGGGGCGGCAAGGCCCAGGCGGTCGCGGTCACCTCGACGGCGGCGACCCTGGCAGTGGCGGGATTCGTGCTGCCGTACGCGCTCCACGCGAGTGGAGACCGGAACGATCCGGCGCCGCGGTCGGCCGTCTCCAGCGACGCGCAGGTCCGGCACAGCGAGGCCACGGGCCGAGGGCGCGCCCCCATGAAGCGCACCCCCTCGCCTCAGGCGCCCGGGGCCCGGGGTCGGACACACTCGCCCACCGGGGGCACGTCCCTGCCGTTGCCGGTGCCGTCCCTGCCGGATGTGTCCTCGTCCCCGCTCCCGGAGCTGTCGGCGCCGAAGGTCCCGCAGGTGCCCGGCGTGCCGAAGGTGCCGCAGGTGCCCGGCGTGCCGAAGGTGCCGGGCCTGCCGACGAGGCCGGCCGTCTCGTCGGTCCCGTCGCTTCCCCCGGCCTCGGCCGTACCGGCGGCTCCGGTCTCCGCCCCCGTCCCCATCCCGAGGACGCCTTCGAGCACACCGGCGCCAAAGGTGCCTTACCGCCGCGTATCCGCGCCGTAA